One Antedon mediterranea chromosome 1, ecAntMedi1.1, whole genome shotgun sequence genomic window, TGGTAACTGACCGTCCCTTTCTATTAGTCAATTCTGTCCTGGCCTCGATTCGATACTGTTGGTATCCTTTGCCGCCAGCAGCCCGACACATTTTCGCTCTACTTCTTTATGCGCGCCATGGCAAACTTTGCAGATATTTTCCAATCTACATCACGACTGGTGTACCGAAAAGCAATGCGCAAACAACTCATGTCAGTGTAATGCGATGCTTCTCTTCATCTTCGGAGAGGACATCCGGTAAAATACTTAACAACCTTACGAGGTCATCGGTCGCAAATTTGTCTCTCCTGTTGCCCAGAGAAACCCATTTTATGACAAATCTTTGATTCTATTTCCATTGATGATAATCTGCTAACTTTTTGTTCACTCGAGTTGTCAACCAAAACCCCAGTAATAACTTGACCGTGTACATacttttcaaataatattaaataaaaaaattggtgaaGCTTTTACAatcaattatattaatatttcaatgaAAGTGAAAGCATAACGTAAGtcacaatacattttaaaataatttaaacaaaatcccACATGACATTCGATTCTTCTTAAAAATACACTTTCTGAAAATATTCCATATCTGTTATCACAGCAGGTGTTTCTTCTTCTTTGTGGTGGTGTGAAAAGAGAACGCACAATTTGTCACAGTTGCGAAATCCGAATGCATCACAGCATAAATTCACGTGACACACCTTGGCACAGTGGATGTAGGATAGAACGTCTTCGCTTTGAAAGATATCACCACCAATACCTTTTATAGCTGATGACCTGATTTTCTTGAATACGTTGCCTAAAGAGTAAACTAAAACataacaaacaacaaataaatattaattctaTCGTTGGCAaagtaaaaaatgtgtatatataAGTCAATCGAACTATTGCTTTCCATATAAAAGAATTTTACAGACATACAATTATGATTATTCATGTCATAACGTGAATTGAAAGATGTACAAAATGAATATTACCATATGGCCGGTCCCTTGCCGCCTTTATTTCCGATTCATTTAGTACTCGATTATAAATCTGGAGAGCAGCTACTCTTGCCTTAACGCCCTCACCACCAATCTTTATATTCGTTTCGTCAGAAGCCAACTGCATTTGTATGAAATCTATATAACCAATACTTGCAATCTCTCCATTCCTCCAAAGTTTGACATTCTTGTGAATTCCATCAAATGTCAAAGCAAGAAATGTCCAGACTTCAGGCTGCAGGACATGAGCTCTTGTCAACTGTTGATCATTGAAGAATACGGTTACTTCTGATTGATACAGAATACcatttgtatatgtttgttCCATTCGTAGTCGTGTTCCATCGTTTCCAAATCCTACTATATCTCCCATAGAGTTCTGGTACGGGTAGATATAGAAAGCGATCGTCAGAGCTTGTGTATTGTGAAGCATGACATTGATCACTGATACTGTTAGATCAATTGATTGTTCAATTGTACATTGTATGTCTTCATCAGACAAATACACGTCAGTCTTGTAAATATATTTCAACAAACACCAGTAGTTCAACATCCATACTTTAACAGGATTTAGATTACCTCGGAATTCTTCTGTAAAAGGagtaatttttttattgtatctcCGTGTTGGAAAGGACTCAAACCAGGATACCACCAGTATATTATTTGGTCAAAAAGAATTCGTTCAAACATTTTAGAGATGCATGGAAGCGAGGAAACATGTCGTTAGTTGGTAATTTGGTTATGTGATTccctataaaacaaacaatggCATGCTTCCATACATCAGGACATTATCCGGTagaaatagaaatgtttatatattttgatttcagTTTATTTATAGAGTTAATTAAGAACACTAtccaaaaatatgtatttttaatttcaaagaaTATGGTGTTGTTATTATGGGTAATTactatacagatattgcctgcttagaggttaaatataagatttgacatcctcAAGGgatgatattatgttcgagggaatataatatatttcccgaagcgccagctgagggaaatatatagtTCCCcgagaacataatatcattcctgatggatgtcaaatcttatattttaccgataaaaaggcaatatctgttatattacatagccaacaacaagtagaatatctgctgggtcgggtagctaggctagctagcctcCTTTTTGTCTTGTATGTTATTACTGTCGAGGGTCCAGAGAAATATATGAGTCGAGAATCGAAATATCACACGGTTATATGCTTCCTTTAAGTCTTTATTTACCAATACTGTGATAGAGTTGATTAactgtgaaacaataaaaatgacatAATAGTATGGTTagctattatttataaaattcttGGTTCTTAATTTAAAACTGGTTTAACATGACCTATTTAAACAATTGACAGaatgataatattaacattgatCCATCAGCAACAACTGCAATTAATACATACAGTCTTCTATAATAATGCATAATTGGTGTccagtattaatattactattataataattatgagcATAAATATCAGCTAttcaaacaacaatttaaccaAACAAGGCCAatagccattaagtcgcgtgctacaatgcatagtgataccggaccgacagaccgacagacagacagaccgaccgaccaaccgaccgacatagtgaactatagagtcgcttccacgcgactaaaaacaagcATATATACTGTTATGCTTTCATAGAAGCAACAGGTATCTCACTTATGAGATGGTCCCtgaaaaagttaaaacaaaGTTATCTTGGCCTAGCCTACCGAAAGTACCAGCCATAAATAACGTCTCAAATAACACAACAAAATGACTATATTCGATAAGAGAATTAACCTTACCGAATTCTGTAAACTTTCCCTGGCTTATGGTTcagtaatttatacaaaaacttTCTAAAATCTCTCTCTATTTATCTCTTATAATCTCCAACTAACTTCTTAAATCCTGTCTTCTttccttttcacacaaaaaagcATGTTACCATGCAACCTCCTCATATTACAATAGGTTGCCACAGAAAACCAAATATTTTGCCCAATATTAATTAAACTAGAAGCAATGGCTTCTACATTCCGGCCCCTTAATAGTTTACTAATTTAAACTATTACTAAACTACTACAAAATCTACTAAAGAACTGAATCGGTCATTCCAAAATGGTATAAGTTTCAACTAACATATCACAATACTAATCAATTTTCTCAGATTCTAAGAGTAAACATAATTTAGCTACAGGTCTTTCGATTACTGATGATTTAGTCTTAACAACACATTATCTAACAAAGTTCTTTGCATCTCTTCGTGGCTTCCTCTCATTGCGCGGGCAATCAAACCATTATTTCCTGTTTTAAGTGCAAGGATCTCCTCTTTGAAGTATTTTTGCTGCTCATGATTGATTATTTCTTTCTCTGCAACCTGAAGTTGTAGCAAGTTTAGACTGTGATTAAGTGGTCCGTTCCACTTCTCTATTTCTGCCATAACCTTCTCGGGTTTTTCTTTAGAGTCAGGTTCGTTTTCATATTTCTTCTCTACAGATTTCCTGAATAATACCTTTTGCTGTAGTCTCCCTTTTATAGCCAACAGCCATGCTACAGCACGTTTCAGCTTTCGGAAACTTGAGTACATTTCAACTAATCGGCACAATGCAGATTGCGTTTCATTTAAAACTGCTGCATGAGCCTGTCCTTTTACCTCTGGATCGTCAAGTGGTATCACATTTAAAGCTGGTGATTCTTGCCACTTCTCCCATTCTACGGAAGATTTCTGTAGAAACTCAGGACCATGAGTCCATCTATCATTTTTTAGAAACTCATCGATTTTCATTCCACGTGGTGCTTCATCAGCCGGATTATTAGCACTGCGTACATATTTCCATTGTGTAGGGCTCGAGGCATCAAGTATTGCAGTCACTCTATTTGCTACGAATGTCTTAAATCGTGCGGTGGTATTGTTTAGGTAGCGCAGAACAGTTTGACTATCTGTCCAATAAACGGTCTCATCTACTCCATCTAATTTATCTAGCAACATCTTAGTTACACGAACAGCCATGGTTGCAGCAGTGAGCTCTAGTCTTGGTACAGTAACATGTTTTAAAGGAGTAACTCGGCTTCTGGCTAACACTAGCGAAAATCTAGCTTTACCTTGTTTGTCCTCATATCTCATATATGCTGCCATTCCGTATCCTTTCTCACTTGCGTCAGAGAATACATGAAGCTGACGTGAAGCTATTTCTCCAAGACCTTTACTTATGTAACATCTAGGCATGTTCCATTCTTGTAGCCGTTTTAGCTCATCAAACCATTGTTGCCTCCATCCGGAACCCTTACGACATAATTCTTGTATAATCAGTTTAGCAGGAAGGACGAAAGGTGAGACTAATCCTAGCGGATCGAAAACAGAACTTATCACAGAAAGCAGTCCGCGGCGTGTAGGTGGTTTATCAGGTAACTTAATGTCAAAGCCCAACTTATCGGTTTCTGCTGACCAACATACACCCAGTGCTCTTTCGCTTGGTAACTCTGCATTATCTAAATCCAGTGTCGTAAATTCAGGTGCTCGTTCATTGATTGGGATTGACTCCAATACAGCTCTACTATTACTGATCCATTTGGTCAGCCTAAATCCTCTTTCTGCGCATAATTCTCTTAGACCTTTGGCTAGTTCCATTCCCTTTGCTTCAGTCTCAACTGATACCAAGCAATCATCTACATGAAAGTTTCTTTTTATGGCTGTCACCACCTCTTGAGGATATCTTTCACCTACATCTGTAGCTGTTCTCTGCAGAGCAAGATTCGCACATGACGGCGAAGAAGTCGCTCCAAATAGATGGCAAGTCATTCTATATATGCTGGGTTCATTCTCCATATTACCGTCTTCCCACCAGAGGAATCTCATAAAATCCCGATCATGTTCAGGAACTTTAACCTGTAGAAACATACCTTCTACATCGGACATAAGAGCTATTTCATTTTGAAGGAACCTTACTAGAACTCCAATTAAACTATTTGTAAGATCCGGGCCTTGTAGTAGCACATCGTTCAATGCAATTCCTTGGTACTTTGCCGCACAGTCGAAGACGACACGTATCTTATTTGGCTTATTTGGGTTGTACACTCCATGATAAGGAATATACCAAGTTCTCCCATAATTGATGTTATCTTTCACGACCTTTTCGGCATGTCCCTGTCTTATCTGCTTTTCCATAAACGCAATGTAGTCCTCTTTAAACTTTTGGTTTCTCTCCATTTTCCTTTTTAACGACAGCAGTCTTTGGTCCGCCATTGCACGATTATTCGGCATTATCTGTTTTCTGTCCTTAAAGGGAAGAGCTGTCTCGTAGTGGCCATTCCTAAATCCCATTGTCTCGTTTGCTATTTTCAAAAATTTAAGGTCATCTTGTGAGTGTTCTTGTTGCTCTTCCTTATCCCTTTCTGGAAAGTCAATGCTAATGGCTTTCTCCACAGTGCGATTAAGCTTATTAATTTCTTCCCGTTCTTCAATTGCCGTTATTTCTAGACGGTTGGCGGGACAACTCTCATTCTTGTATTCTTCACCTTGGTTCTTTCTCACAACATTCCACGGAATCCAACCCAAAGCTGTTTTCGAAGCATAGGGGCTCCCAGGAGGCCCAGTGATGATTTGTAGAGGCGTATAGGCTTCTGCTACTGCATTACCGATTAGGAGCCCTATATCGGCATCAATGGATGGAAGCTCTATTTCTTTCATATGCGACCATTGAGCTATGTCTTCCATTCTTGGTATGTGAGCCTTTGTAACAGGCATGCCATCTTTGGTGTATACACTAGGTAACGTTATTGAGTTTTCTCCTTTAAGATCACATATCTCAAGTCCATTGACAATGCTGGTGTCTAGCAAACATGGTAAACAAACCCATGGTATCAAGCGTGATTCTTGCCTTTCGGCCTCCAAGACCCAATTGTTCCTTTAACCTTTCagaacaaaatgaaacactacTACCAGGGTCTAGAAATGCGTAAGTCTCATTAGCCAATCCATTCTTCCGAGACCTAGCCATTACGGGCACGATGGCCATAATGCACAGTGTGTCTCCGGCCCCTGTACGACAAGAGGGTCCTATGCTATTATTTTGAGGTTGTTCAGTTTGAGTTActtgtgttttattttctgcTGCTACTGCCTGACTTTGCTCATTAGTTCGGTGAAGAAGCGTTGGGTGTCGCTTGCTGCATGTTGAGCATATTGCTCGATTACGGCATTCCTTAGATCGATGTCCGTATTTCAAGCATCCAAAACATCTTCTATTCTCTTGTAGCCAGACTAACTCTTTCCGGCACAGTCTTTGCAAGGaacgcatcacattttttaattttatgatcTCCCTTTTTGCAAATGTAGCATGACCTAGTGTCTGCCGGCTTTGATGTACCATGTTGTGACCTTGAATCGGTTCTTTCATCCTGTGATTGTACGCTGGTTGCAAAGCTTCCCTTCGTTCCCTTTGGAAGATTTTGTGTAGCAGCCTTTGGTCGGCTACTAGGTCCGTTCGAGGCTAAAGCGTCCCTACCATATGTTGGGTCATTTGCCTTCTTAGCTTCCCTTTTAACAAACTTCACTAACTCTTTGAAAGAAACAATCACATTTCGGTCCTTTAGATTCTGCACTGTgcttcttcatttttcatgcaATGAGTAAGGTAGCTTTTTAATGATTGATCTTATGTTCTCTGAATATTCCAAGACTTGCATAGCTTGGATACATTCGACGGCACTTGAGCATTCATTTAGAAATATAGAAAAGGCGTCTAAGGACTTTGAGTTACTTATTGCTGGCCAAGTTATTACCTTCTTTATAAAGGCTTCTGCAATCACCTGTGGGTCTCCATACCTTTCTTCAAACTCTTTAAGTACTGCCGAATATCCTATTTTGGCATCCAGATAGCTGTAACCTTCAACTATTTTTAGCGCTTCTCCCATCGTGAATTGTTCAAGATAGTATATCTTCTCATCGTCAGTCTCCGTAAACTTCACAACCCTGTTGTTGAATTGCCTCATAAATTTCTTATATTCTATTGGGTTTCCATCAAACTTTTTTATCTCGCAGACCGGTTTTCTAAGTTCTTTTATCACTGACATCTGACCTGTCGTTAATTTCCGGTGTGTTGGTGGTTAGCATTCTTTTAGGTGTGGCAGGTGGTGGCTAACAACCTCTCAGGTGTGGTGGTGGCTGGTAATTGACTGAGAGTAGGCACAAATAAGTTGGCATCTACGTTTACACCAGGTTGGTATGGTTGTGCAATGGAGACTTGGCTTTGAGATGAAAGGACTTCTTCAATCGCCCTTTGTTTGGCTTCTGAAGCCTCCAGTTTTGTTCTTAGCTCAAGTCTGGCTTCTCTATTTTTCAGGTCCAACTTAGCTCGCTCAATCGCCTCACGTTCTTCTATTGCcgccatctatgcatttaagtcagcttgttttttaatttcattcaatttaGCAGTCGGACAAGGCAGATTGACCACCGCTTGACCTTCTGCTTGATTTGCCAGAAGCAGCTTGAGATACGCTATCATTAGGATCTATGCTCACTCTTTGTACTGGATCTTCGTTTAGTGAGTCTTCTGTCTGATCTTTAAATTCCGTCAGAGCCCTCTCTGTAGGCTCGAAATTTTTCCAATAATCTTGATGCTTTTCTTCTTCGTCTAGTAATTCGGTCAAATCATCATGTTCATCTAAAAAGCTTTCATACAATCCAATCCATACCTTATACTTTTCTTGTATTTCCCTTTTGGCTTGTGCTTCTTGAATTGACACTTGCATCTTTTTTAGTTCTTGAATTATACTGCCACgtttctttctttttacttCAATGGCATGGGCCAGTCCCTTTTCTGCCATGGTTATTTCCCTTTGTGCCTTAGCATCAGGATTAGTATCTTTAGGTTTAGTTGCTGGAGTCGTTTCACTCATCTTCTTAGTTACAGTAAAAGAGAATTCGTTAATGATATTACTATCGAGGGTCCAGAGAAATATATGAGTCGAGAATCGAAATATCACACTGTTATATGCTTCCTTTAAGTCTTTATTTACCAATACTGTGATAGAGTTGA contains:
- the LOC140051482 gene encoding uncharacterized protein, encoding MSVIKELRKPVCEIKKFDGNPIEYKKFMRQFNNRVVKFTETDDEKIYYLEQFTMGEALKIVEGYSYLDAKIGYSAVLKEFEERYGDPQVIAEAFIKKVITWPAISNSKSLDAFSIFLNECSSAVECIQAMQVLEYSENIRSIIKKLPYSLHEK
- the LOC140051472 gene encoding uncharacterized protein encodes the protein MERNQKFKEDYIAFMEKQIRQGHAEKVVKDNINYGRTWYIPYHGVYNPNKPNKIRVVFDCAAKYQGIALNDVLLQGPDLTNSLIGVLVRFLQNEIALMSDVEGMFLQVKVPEHDRDFMRFLWWEDGNMENEPSIYRMTCHLFGATSSPSCANLALQRTATDVGERYPQEVVTAIKRNFHVDDCLVSVETEAKGMELAKGLRELCAERGFRLTKWISNSRAVLESIPINERAPEFTTLDLDNAELPSERALGVCWSAETDKLGFDIKLPDKPPTRRGLLSVISSVFDPLGLVSPFVLPAKLIIQELCRKGSGWRQQWFDELKRLQEWNMPRCYISKGLGEIASRQLHVFSDASEKGYGMAAYMRYEDKQGKARFSLVLARSRVTPLKHVTVPRLELTAATMAVRVTKMLLDKLDGVDETVYWTDSQTVLRYLNNTTARFKTFVANRVTAILDASSPTQWKYVRSANNPADEAPRGMKIDEFLKNDRWTHGPEFLQKSSVEWEKWQESPALNVIPLDDPEVKGQAHAAVLNETQSALCRLVEMYSSFRKLKRAVAWLLAIKGRLQQKVLFRKSVEKKYENEPDSKEKPEKVMAEIEKWNGPLNHSLNLLQLQVAEKEIINHEQQKYFKEEILALKTGNNGLIARAMRGSHEEMQRTLLDNVLLRLNHQ